The Starkeya sp. ORNL1 DNA window GGCTCGATCCCGGCACGGCGTTCAAGAAATCGGCGAAGATCGTCGGCGACGTGATGGGTACCTTCCATCCGCACGGCGACCAGGCGATCTATGACGCGCTGGTGCGCCTCGCGCAGGATTTCTCGCAGCGTTATCCGCTGGTCGACGGGCAGGGCAATTTCGGCAATATCGACGGCGACAACGCCGCAGCGCACCGCTACACCGAAGCGCGCATGACCGAAGTCGCGCGCCTGATGCTCGACGGCATCGACGAGGACGCGGTCGCCTTCCGTCCTAATTATGACGGCCAGAGCGAGGAGCCGGTCGTCCTTCCCGCCGCCTTCCCGAACCTGCTGGCGAACGGCTCGACCGGCATCGCGGTGGGCATGGCGACCTCGATCCCGCCGCACAATGCGGCCGAGCTGATCGATGCCTGCCTGCATCTCATCGATAATCGCTCGGCTACCACCGACGATCTGATGCGCTTCGTGAAGGGGCCGGATTTCCCGACCGGCGGCGTCATCATCGACGGCCCGAACCAGATCGCCGACGCCTATGCGACCGGGCGCGGCGGCTTTCGGCTGCGGGCGCGCTGGCACAAGGAGGAGACCGGCCGCGGCACTTATGTCGTCGTCGTCACCGAAATCCCCTATGGCGTGCCGAAGTCGCGCCTGGTCGAGAAGATCGCCGAACTGCTGAACGAGAAGAAGCTGGCGCTGCTGGCCGATGTTCGGGACGAATCCGCCGAGGATGTGCGCCTCGTGCTGGAGCCGCGGGCGCGCAATGTCGATGCCGAGCTGATGATGGAGAGCCTGTTCCGGCTTTCCGAGCTTGAGATCCGCTTCCCGCTCAACATGAACGTGCTGGTCGGCGGGCTGGTGCCGAAGGTGGTGAGCCTCGGCGAAGCCCTGCTGGAATGGCTCGACCATCGCCGCGATGTGCTGCTGCGCCGCTCGCGCCATCGCCTGAGCGAGATCGAGCACCGGCTCGAAGTGCTGGGCGGCTATCTGATCGCCTATCTCAATCTCGACGAGGTGATCCGCATCATCCGCGAGGAGGACGAGCCGAAGCCGGCGCTGATGGCGCGCTTCGAACTGACCGATGTGCAGGCCGAGGCCATCCTCAATATGCGGCTGCGCAGCTTGCGCAAGCTCGAGGAGTTCGAGATCCGCAAGGAGCATGACGCGCTCTCCAAGGAGAAGGACGGCATCGAGAAGCTGCTCGGCTCCGAGGCGAGGCAGTGGAAGACCATCGCCTGGGAGCTCGGCGAAACCCGCAAACGCTTCGCTCCCGACACTGACCTGGGCCGTCGCCGCACCGGCTTCGGCGAGGCCGCCGCGCACGACGCCGACGCGGTGAGCGAAGCGATGATAG harbors:
- the parC gene encoding DNA topoisomerase IV subunit A, which codes for MGERPIPPDGGSIEPVGLKAALEERYLAYALSTIMHRALPDARDGLKPVHRRILYGMRLLRLDPGTAFKKSAKIVGDVMGTFHPHGDQAIYDALVRLAQDFSQRYPLVDGQGNFGNIDGDNAAAHRYTEARMTEVARLMLDGIDEDAVAFRPNYDGQSEEPVVLPAAFPNLLANGSTGIAVGMATSIPPHNAAELIDACLHLIDNRSATTDDLMRFVKGPDFPTGGVIIDGPNQIADAYATGRGGFRLRARWHKEETGRGTYVVVVTEIPYGVPKSRLVEKIAELLNEKKLALLADVRDESAEDVRLVLEPRARNVDAELMMESLFRLSELEIRFPLNMNVLVGGLVPKVVSLGEALLEWLDHRRDVLLRRSRHRLSEIEHRLEVLGGYLIAYLNLDEVIRIIREEDEPKPALMARFELTDVQAEAILNMRLRSLRKLEEFEIRKEHDALSKEKDGIEKLLGSEARQWKTIAWELGETRKRFAPDTDLGRRRTGFGEAAAHDADAVSEAMIEREPITVVVSEKGWIRALKGHVADQSTLAFKGDDALKLSFFAETTSKLLVFATNGRFYTLDASKLPGGRGHGEPLRLSIDLEQEAELITVFVYQGGRKLLVAAKEGRGFVVAEDDCIANTRKGKQVLGVDAQEACAVVPAMGDTVAVIGDNRKLLLFPLTQIPEMTRGRGVRLQRYKDGGLADVKVFSLADGLTWTDTSARTWTVNDLTEWRGERAGAGRLPPKGFPRNNRFG